One Pararhizobium sp. IMCC3301 DNA segment encodes these proteins:
- the mobB gene encoding molybdopterin-guanine dinucleotide biosynthesis protein B codes for MFEQTPVFGVTGWKNSGKTTLVSRLVAEITSRGFSVSTVKHAHHNFDIDQKGRDSYAHREAGAHEVALVSGRRWALMHELRGEDEPLLEDVLGKLAPCDLVIVEGYKRESHPKIEARRVGSKSDRPLAPDDPHIVALASDTSLIGEALPVFDIDNVAEIADFALRHSGLPNRKTSDRAVS; via the coding sequence ATGTTTGAGCAAACTCCGGTATTTGGCGTCACGGGCTGGAAAAACTCCGGGAAAACAACCCTGGTCAGCCGGCTGGTGGCGGAGATTACGTCACGCGGATTTTCAGTTTCGACCGTCAAGCACGCCCATCATAATTTCGATATCGATCAGAAAGGACGCGATTCCTACGCCCATCGTGAAGCGGGTGCCCATGAAGTGGCGCTGGTTTCGGGACGCCGCTGGGCACTGATGCATGAATTGCGCGGTGAAGATGAACCTCTGCTTGAAGATGTACTGGGAAAACTGGCGCCCTGTGATCTGGTGATAGTGGAAGGTTATAAGCGCGAGTCGCACCCAAAAATTGAAGCACGTCGTGTCGGTTCCAAGTCCGACCGGCCTCTTGCACCGGACGATCCGCATATTGTCGCGCTGGCCAGTGACACCAGCCTGATTGGCGAAGCCCTGCCAGTCTTTGATATCGACAATGTCGCAGAAATTGCTGATTTCGCTCTCAGGCACAGCGGCTTGCCAAATCGAAAAACCAGCGATCGCGCCGTATCATGA
- a CDS encoding alpha/beta hydrolase, with protein sequence MESKLDLEAEYDNRALVPEHVEILPRWEKQAAEFRAIHPPETLRYGTAERNLIDVFRSDDSAARRSPVVLFIHGGYWRGLSKDMFSHMAGGLMAHGLDVAMPNYTLCPGIDIPGIGEELQACCRFLGETQKRPLMMTGHSAGGHLAAFLCQKNSVDRLPVPVVAGLGISGVYDLTPMLHVSMNHDLKLDLKTALAASPYFAAPEPGISFDAWVGSDESDEFLRQSEDFASKWRENSAHTTYIEIAGANHFTAVEPLIDQNSLLVKRIAALAG encoded by the coding sequence ATGGAAAGCAAGTTGGATCTGGAAGCTGAATACGACAACCGCGCTCTGGTGCCGGAACATGTCGAAATTCTTCCGCGCTGGGAGAAACAGGCAGCCGAATTCCGCGCCATCCATCCTCCGGAAACGCTTCGCTACGGTACGGCAGAGCGAAATCTGATCGATGTGTTTCGCAGCGATGATTCGGCGGCACGCCGCTCACCTGTGGTGCTGTTCATTCATGGCGGCTATTGGCGCGGCCTCAGCAAGGACATGTTCAGCCACATGGCTGGTGGCCTGATGGCCCATGGCCTGGATGTCGCGATGCCCAATTATACTCTGTGTCCCGGCATTGATATTCCCGGTATTGGCGAAGAGCTGCAGGCCTGCTGCCGGTTTCTCGGCGAAACGCAAAAGCGGCCCTTGATGATGACCGGTCACTCTGCCGGCGGCCATCTGGCAGCTTTTCTGTGTCAGAAAAACAGTGTGGACAGATTACCGGTCCCGGTTGTGGCCGGGCTGGGCATTTCAGGTGTTTATGATCTGACACCGATGCTGCATGTCTCGATGAATCATGATTTGAAGCTCGATCTGAAAACCGCACTGGCTGCCAGCCCCTATTTTGCCGCGCCGGAACCCGGCATTTCTTTCGATGCATGGGTCGGTTCGGACGAATCGGATGAGTTCCTGCGGCAAAGTGAGGACTTTGCGTCAAAGTGGCGCGAGAATTCGGCCCACACGACTTATATTGAAATCGCCGGTGCCAATCATTTTACCGCCGTTGAACCGCTGATTGACCAGAACAGTCTGCTGGTCAAACGTATTGCCGCGCTGGCCGGCTGA
- the glp gene encoding gephyrin-like molybdotransferase Glp, producing MTEPRKLLNDCFLHDKDRLRHDDVLTLLRERISTVAGTETIVLEAACGRILAQPIIAPRNVPLSDNAAVDGYAFCHADFKAVGGWFEVADRVAAGHARKQAMPRQTAARIFTGAAMPDGLDTVAMQEDCEPHIQNDRPFVAIPPGLKQGANCRKSGEDVLEGTTVLVAGDSLRAQDLAAIASLGISEVVVYRKLKVALLSTGDELLRPAPGVAPQPGQVFDANFFMLKGLLETLPVVVTDFGILPDDARLIRETISTAAAGHDMILTSGGASRGDEDHIITALDALGQRHLWQLAIKPGRPMTMGQIGDCVFVGLPGNPVAAFVCFLLYVRQIILSLQGSAWHDPVRFPVKAAFAIARKKPDRREFLRGILGRAEPDTLSVTKFDRDGSGLITSLREADGLIEIPEAVTQIEPGDTVSFIPFTELGLPSR from the coding sequence ATGACGGAACCGCGCAAGCTTCTGAATGATTGTTTTCTGCACGATAAGGACCGCTTGCGCCATGATGATGTGCTGACCCTGCTGCGCGAGCGCATCAGCACAGTGGCCGGGACCGAAACCATCGTGCTGGAAGCTGCCTGCGGGCGCATTCTGGCGCAGCCCATCATTGCGCCGCGCAATGTGCCTTTATCCGACAATGCTGCGGTTGACGGCTATGCGTTTTGCCATGCGGATTTCAAGGCGGTTGGAGGCTGGTTCGAAGTTGCCGACCGGGTTGCGGCAGGCCATGCCCGTAAACAGGCCATGCCAAGGCAGACCGCCGCCCGCATATTTACCGGCGCGGCGATGCCGGACGGGCTCGACACAGTGGCGATGCAGGAAGATTGCGAGCCGCATATCCAGAATGATCGGCCGTTTGTCGCCATTCCGCCTGGTTTGAAACAAGGCGCGAACTGCCGCAAATCAGGTGAAGATGTGCTTGAGGGCACCACAGTTCTGGTGGCGGGAGACAGCCTGCGTGCTCAGGATCTGGCTGCCATTGCCTCGCTGGGTATCAGCGAGGTTGTGGTTTATCGGAAATTGAAGGTGGCGCTGTTGTCCACCGGTGATGAATTGCTGCGCCCTGCCCCCGGTGTGGCACCGCAGCCCGGCCAGGTGTTCGATGCCAATTTCTTCATGTTGAAAGGGCTTTTGGAAACTTTGCCGGTTGTGGTGACGGATTTTGGCATATTGCCGGATGATGCCAGACTTATCCGGGAGACAATCTCAACTGCCGCTGCGGGCCATGACATGATTCTGACATCCGGCGGCGCCAGCCGTGGCGACGAAGATCATATCATCACGGCACTGGATGCACTGGGACAGCGCCATCTCTGGCAACTGGCGATCAAGCCCGGACGGCCGATGACCATGGGGCAGATCGGCGATTGCGTTTTTGTCGGCCTTCCCGGCAATCCGGTTGCGGCCTTTGTCTGCTTCCTGCTTTATGTGCGCCAGATCATCCTGTCGCTGCAAGGCAGCGCGTGGCACGATCCGGTACGGTTTCCAGTCAAGGCGGCGTTTGCCATCGCGCGCAAGAAACCAGACCGGCGCGAGTTTTTGCGCGGAATCTTAGGGCGGGCCGAGCCGGACACACTCAGCGTGACAAAGTTCGACCGCGATGGCTCCGGGCTGATTACCAGCCTGCGGGAGGCGGACGGGCTGATCGAAATTCCCGAGGCCGTGACGCAGATCGAGCCCGGTGATACGGTGAGTTTCATTCCGTTTACCGAACTTGGACTTCCATCCCGTTGA
- a CDS encoding transglutaminase family protein, which translates to MSRILRITHRTEYSYASPVGLNPHRLMLRPRDGHDLWVDDALLTIKPKASLRWYFDTFGNSVAEAVFTEPADHLLIQSELVIRRYPSERAFRPPGAHICLFPFAYSEEDTLDLSPYLALHHPQDTEVLNQWLNSVFIDRPEKAFSFLRSLSDAIHNNLGYSSREEMGTQSPAETILRGVGTCRDFAFLFMEAARIFGFAARFVTGYLDDMPTNPDISPGTSHGTSPGTSNTPVGGGATHAWADVFIPGEGWIEFDPTNRIVGGRALIRVATTRTPSQASPVSGSFRGTSEMYLGLQVSVDVSETEEPG; encoded by the coding sequence ATGTCTCGCATTCTGCGTATTACCCATCGTACGGAATACAGCTACGCCAGTCCAGTCGGTCTGAATCCGCACCGCCTCATGCTGCGTCCGCGGGACGGCCACGATCTGTGGGTGGATGATGCACTGTTGACGATCAAACCGAAAGCCTCGCTGCGCTGGTATTTTGACACATTCGGCAATTCTGTTGCTGAAGCGGTCTTCACTGAACCGGCAGACCATCTCCTGATCCAGAGCGAACTGGTCATCCGGCGCTACCCATCGGAGCGCGCCTTCAGGCCACCAGGGGCACACATCTGCCTGTTTCCGTTTGCCTATTCCGAGGAAGACACACTGGATCTGTCGCCTTATCTTGCCCTGCATCACCCGCAGGATACGGAGGTGTTGAACCAATGGCTGAATTCCGTATTTATCGACCGGCCAGAGAAAGCCTTCAGTTTTCTGCGCAGCCTCAGTGATGCGATCCATAACAATCTTGGATATTCCTCGCGCGAAGAAATGGGCACGCAATCGCCCGCAGAGACAATCTTGAGAGGTGTCGGAACCTGTCGGGATTTCGCCTTTCTGTTCATGGAAGCGGCACGCATTTTCGGATTTGCCGCACGCTTCGTCACGGGCTATCTCGATGACATGCCAACGAATCCGGATATTTCACCAGGCACTTCACATGGCACTTCACCAGGCACTTCCAATACCCCGGTCGGGGGCGGCGCGACCCATGCCTGGGCAGATGTTTTTATTCCCGGCGAGGGTTGGATCGAGTTTGACCCGACCAACAGAATAGTCGGCGGCAGGGCCTTGATTCGTGTCGCAACAACACGCACGCCATCACAAGCCTCCCCGGTGTCCGGCAGCTTCAGGGGCACCAGTGAGATGTATCTCGGGTTGCAGGTATCGGTCGATGTGTCGGAAACAGAAGAGCCGGGATGA
- the mobA gene encoding molybdenum cofactor guanylyltransferase MobA — protein sequence MTDTQGILGVILAGGQSRRMGAVDKTLMPLAGVPMVERVLRRIRPQLPLVIVNTNADMSKFDSLAIPVVADTVAGYAGPLAGILAGMDYARQNGFQHVCSVAADTPFFPRDFVSRLAESRDHDIVLASSQGFRQPTFGLWSLELLPDLTSFLKDGDERKIMRFVQQHRWTTVAFDTKQANGADPFFNINTPDDVTLAEQYLADDETEHV from the coding sequence ATGACCGACACTCAGGGAATCCTTGGCGTTATCCTTGCCGGTGGCCAGTCCCGGCGGATGGGTGCGGTTGACAAGACGCTGATGCCGCTGGCCGGTGTGCCAATGGTGGAGCGTGTGCTGCGCCGCATCCGCCCGCAATTGCCCTTGGTCATTGTCAACACCAATGCGGACATGAGCAAATTTGACAGTCTTGCCATTCCTGTCGTTGCCGATACTGTTGCTGGCTATGCCGGACCGCTGGCCGGAATTCTGGCTGGCATGGACTATGCCCGGCAGAACGGATTTCAACATGTCTGCAGTGTGGCAGCCGATACGCCGTTCTTTCCGCGTGATTTTGTGTCGAGACTGGCTGAGTCCCGGGATCACGACATTGTCCTGGCGTCGTCACAGGGGTTCCGGCAACCGACTTTCGGCCTTTGGTCGCTCGAATTGTTGCCTGATCTGACAAGTTTCCTGAAGGACGGCGACGAGCGCAAAATCATGCGCTTCGTGCAGCAGCATCGCTGGACCACGGTGGCGTTTGACACAAAGCAGGCCAATGGTGCAGACCCGTTCTTCAATATCAATACGCCGGATGATGTGACGCTTGCGGAACAATATCTGGCCGATGACGAGACCGAGCATGTTTGA
- a CDS encoding ABC transporter permease, producing the protein MKCSASPLIRCNAPPLAALIPLLILFGIGVQTVIITTTLFAVWIIVLDSRAGVKQISPSLVEMAQSFGASPLAAFTKIYIWAALPEILAGVRIGLIRAVKGVIIGQLLVSIVGFGRLFELYSSNFLMEHFWAVLLVLFFFAFAIAEALAYLERRVDYYAASRS; encoded by the coding sequence TTGAAGTGTTCTGCCTCACCTCTCATCCGGTGCAATGCACCCCCCCTGGCGGCACTGATCCCTTTGCTAATTCTGTTTGGCATCGGTGTTCAGACGGTGATCATCACCACAACCCTGTTCGCGGTATGGATCATTGTTCTGGACAGCCGTGCCGGAGTGAAACAGATATCGCCCTCACTGGTGGAAATGGCCCAATCGTTCGGCGCCTCGCCACTGGCGGCCTTCACCAAGATTTATATCTGGGCAGCACTGCCGGAAATTTTGGCAGGCGTACGGATCGGGCTTATCAGGGCCGTCAAAGGCGTCATTATCGGCCAGTTGCTGGTGTCGATTGTCGGGTTTGGCCGTCTGTTCGAACTCTACTCGTCCAATTTCCTGATGGAGCATTTCTGGGCAGTTCTGCTGGTCCTGTTCTTCTTTGCATTCGCCATTGCCGAAGCTCTGGCCTATCTGGAACGCCGTGTTGACTATTATGCCGCCAGCCGATCATAG
- a CDS encoding FCD domain-containing protein gives MRQNTSTLPAGHHGFAEHDTLVDAIEDRDHAAAHAVMQSHLLSV, from the coding sequence GTGAGGCAGAACACTTCAACTCTGCCCGCCGGCCATCACGGTTTTGCCGAACACGATACGCTGGTCGATGCGATTGAGGACCGCGATCATGCGGCTGCACACGCAGTCATGCAGAGCCACCTTCTGTCGGTTTAG
- a CDS encoding DUF4864 domain-containing protein has product MHKIITRAIAATAGAIAMIGLTSGMAAAQNVAAADQTEIQSIIRSQVDAFVTDNSSTAFSFAAPSIKNMFVTEENFMNMVRQQYPQVFRPRTFEFGRLVDGPTGPVQEVYITGPAGKDWLAVYTLEQQADGSWKISGCYLVPDKGAKV; this is encoded by the coding sequence ATGCATAAAATCATCACACGGGCAATCGCTGCCACAGCAGGCGCAATTGCCATGATCGGCCTGACATCCGGAATGGCTGCAGCGCAGAATGTTGCGGCAGCAGATCAGACCGAAATCCAGTCCATCATCCGCAGCCAGGTTGATGCTTTTGTCACAGATAATTCGTCGACGGCTTTTTCATTTGCCGCACCTTCAATCAAGAACATGTTCGTGACTGAAGAGAACTTCATGAACATGGTGCGCCAGCAATATCCGCAGGTTTTCCGGCCGCGTACATTCGAATTCGGTCGGCTGGTGGACGGCCCGACAGGACCGGTGCAGGAAGTCTATATCACCGGTCCGGCAGGCAAGGACTGGCTGGCGGTCTACACATTGGAACAACAGGCCGATGGCAGCTGGAAGATCAGCGGTTGCTATCTGGTTCCCGATAAGGGCGCGAAGGTGTAG
- a CDS encoding Lrp/AsnC family transcriptional regulator yields MQTVFVQIKCHLGKAYEVANQIADAEIASEIYSTAGDYDLLVKFYVAESDDIGHFITEKIQHFTGIKDTRTIPTFKAF; encoded by the coding sequence ATGCAGACCGTTTTTGTGCAAATCAAATGCCATTTGGGAAAAGCCTATGAAGTCGCCAACCAGATTGCCGACGCGGAAATAGCATCCGAGATTTATTCAACCGCTGGTGATTACGATCTGCTGGTGAAATTCTACGTCGCCGAGAGTGATGATATCGGGCATTTTATCACTGAAAAAATTCAGCATTTCACAGGAATCAAGGACACACGGACGATTCCCACCTTCAAGGCATTTTAA
- the fdhD gene encoding formate dehydrogenase accessory sulfurtransferase FdhD: protein MSDLIISPKPDDPKLSASVSGFDQTGVPVETRVVTERALTLYLNRQEIVTMMTIGDHPDLLAVGYLANQNMLEPDNPITGVDYDDDLGVVVVRTRHETNFEEKLKKKIRTSGCAQGTIFGDVMESFEDVKLPGNTILSGRVLQNLLKKINTMPSLYLTAGAIHGCVLARDDAPIAYMEDVGRHNAVDKIAGWMWLNDCDPADKLFYTTGRLTSEMVIKCVMMGIPILISRSGFTAWGVDLARSAGLTLIGRARGARFTVLSGEERVIFDSQPVTETSK, encoded by the coding sequence ATGAGTGATCTCATTATCTCTCCAAAGCCGGACGATCCGAAACTGTCGGCCTCGGTGAGCGGTTTTGATCAGACCGGGGTCCCTGTGGAAACCCGGGTCGTCACCGAACGGGCATTGACGCTTTACCTGAACCGCCAGGAAATCGTCACGATGATGACGATCGGTGATCATCCCGACCTGCTGGCGGTGGGTTATCTGGCGAACCAGAACATGCTGGAACCGGACAACCCGATTACCGGGGTGGACTATGATGATGATCTGGGTGTCGTGGTTGTGCGGACCCGGCACGAAACCAACTTTGAGGAAAAGCTGAAAAAGAAAATCCGCACATCAGGCTGCGCCCAGGGCACGATTTTTGGCGATGTGATGGAAAGTTTTGAAGATGTGAAGCTGCCCGGCAACACCATCCTTTCTGGGCGCGTTTTGCAGAACCTGCTGAAAAAGATCAATACAATGCCATCACTGTACCTGACCGCTGGCGCAATTCACGGCTGCGTTCTGGCGCGGGACGACGCGCCCATCGCCTATATGGAAGATGTCGGACGCCACAATGCTGTCGACAAGATAGCCGGCTGGATGTGGCTGAATGATTGTGATCCGGCAGATAAACTGTTTTACACTACCGGCCGCCTCACCTCCGAAATGGTCATCAAATGTGTGATGATGGGAATTCCAATCCTGATTTCACGCTCCGGCTTCACGGCCTGGGGCGTGGATCTGGCGCGCAGCGCCGGCCTGACCCTGATTGGCCGGGCACGCGGCGCCCGCTTCACGGTGCTGTCCGGTGAAGAGCGTGTCATTTTTGACAGCCAACCAGTAACAGAAACCTCAAAATGA
- a CDS encoding AEC family transporter, which translates to MGHPRLMLQVATLAFPFFGLIFLGFFAGKIFKVPPEGLAWLNIFIIYFALPALFYQLISRTPIEELANWAFVFSTSFSTYVAFALAFCIGIYLTRGDVALATIQGLVGGYANVGYMGPGLTLAVLGPKAAVPAALIFSFDVALVFTLAPLLMALAGTEKKPVPLLVVQILKKIFLHPFIIATIAGVLGAAFQVRPPQAIETILTFLRSAAAPSALFAMGVTVALRPLKRFPVELPGLLTVKLVAHPLIAYLMLGIIGDFDPVWVATGVLMASLPPAATIYVIAQQYNVYIERASTAVLVGTGLSVLSVTFVLYLIAEGAFGPGLVRSLP; encoded by the coding sequence TTGGGACATCCCCGCCTTATGCTGCAGGTCGCCACACTCGCCTTTCCATTCTTCGGATTGATTTTCCTCGGGTTTTTTGCCGGAAAAATATTTAAAGTTCCGCCGGAAGGGCTGGCGTGGCTCAATATCTTCATCATTTATTTCGCGCTACCTGCACTGTTTTATCAGCTCATTTCCAGAACTCCGATTGAAGAACTGGCGAATTGGGCTTTCGTATTCTCCACCAGTTTTTCGACCTATGTCGCGTTTGCTCTGGCGTTTTGCATCGGAATTTATCTCACCAGAGGTGATGTAGCGCTGGCGACGATTCAGGGCCTGGTCGGTGGCTATGCCAATGTCGGTTATATGGGGCCGGGCCTGACGCTTGCTGTGCTGGGGCCGAAAGCCGCAGTGCCCGCGGCGTTGATCTTCTCCTTCGATGTGGCTCTGGTCTTTACTCTGGCACCGTTGCTGATGGCGTTGGCCGGGACGGAAAAGAAGCCGGTGCCGCTGCTTGTCGTTCAAATTCTGAAAAAGATTTTCCTGCACCCGTTTATCATCGCCACCATTGCAGGCGTGCTGGGCGCGGCATTTCAGGTCCGCCCGCCGCAGGCCATTGAGACAATTCTGACCTTTCTGCGATCCGCCGCCGCGCCCTCGGCGCTGTTTGCCATGGGCGTAACCGTGGCGCTGCGTCCGCTGAAGCGCTTCCCGGTGGAATTGCCGGGTCTGCTCACTGTCAAGCTGGTGGCGCACCCGCTGATCGCCTATCTGATGCTCGGGATTATCGGCGATTTTGACCCGGTCTGGGTGGCCACCGGGGTACTGATGGCGTCGCTACCGCCTGCCGCAACGATCTATGTGATTGCCCAGCAATATAATGTCTATATCGAGCGCGCTTCCACGGCGGTGCTGGTAGGAACCGGCCTGTCCGTGCTGAGTGTTACCTTTGTGTTGTATCTGATTGCCGAAGGCGCCTTCGGACCGGGCCTGGTGCGGTCCTTGCCATAG
- a CDS encoding transglutaminase family protein, whose protein sequence is MLIRIGYEIEIESVGPVPLLMALSVHSSFQGRIIGEDRVRAQPAGEKPVHVYIDQFGNRIARVTAPGGPLKLWSDCVVEIDGKEDPQSPLAEQHEVQNLPDEVLRYLLPSRYCDSDNLVDAAWPLFANYPTGWSRVQAISQFVHDHVTFGYQFGRANKTASEVYREKTGVCRDFAHLTISFCRAMNIPARYASGYLGDIGVPYSGPGDFCAWLEVYLGGKWHTFDARYNVPRAGRILMVRGTDAADVAMITSFGDYKLSYFRVWTDQIDASLSEKAILEMLKTRPVSEPLVFPVATKVA, encoded by the coding sequence ATGCTTATCCGAATCGGCTATGAAATTGAGATAGAAAGTGTGGGGCCTGTGCCGCTGCTTATGGCACTTTCCGTGCATAGCAGTTTTCAGGGCCGCATCATAGGTGAGGACCGCGTCAGAGCCCAACCGGCAGGTGAAAAGCCTGTCCATGTTTATATTGATCAGTTTGGAAACCGCATCGCGCGCGTCACCGCACCGGGTGGCCCGCTCAAGCTGTGGTCCGATTGTGTTGTTGAAATCGACGGCAAGGAGGACCCGCAAAGCCCTTTGGCGGAGCAACATGAAGTTCAAAATCTTCCCGACGAGGTTCTGCGATATTTGCTGCCAAGCCGCTATTGTGACAGCGACAACCTGGTTGATGCGGCATGGCCCCTGTTTGCCAACTATCCCACCGGCTGGTCGCGGGTTCAGGCGATTTCGCAATTCGTGCATGATCATGTCACATTCGGCTATCAGTTCGGCCGTGCCAACAAAACTGCGTCCGAAGTCTATCGCGAAAAGACCGGTGTTTGCAGGGACTTCGCTCATCTGACCATATCATTTTGCCGGGCGATGAATATTCCGGCGCGCTATGCCAGCGGATATCTTGGCGACATAGGCGTGCCCTATTCGGGACCCGGTGATTTTTGTGCCTGGCTGGAGGTCTATCTGGGCGGGAAATGGCACACATTTGATGCACGGTATAACGTGCCAAGAGCCGGCCGTATCCTGATGGTTCGCGGGACGGATGCGGCGGATGTCGCGATGATTACATCTTTCGGTGATTATAAGCTGAGCTATTTCCGGGTGTGGACCGATCAGATTGACGCCTCACTCTCCGAGAAAGCGATTCTGGAAATGCTCAAAACCCGGCCTGTCAGCGAACCGCTGGTGTTTCCTGTGGCAACCAAGGTGGCCTGA
- a CDS encoding fumarylacetoacetate hydrolase family protein: MNYVIDAPQQATVSVAGTDDLFPIRRIYCIGRNYADHAIEMGHDPDREPPFFFQKNPNNVDESGTFPYPPHTEDVHFEIEMVVALKSGGRNIALDGALDHVFGYGVGFDMTRRDLQSVMKKMGRPWEIGKAFEQSAPMGPLYPVSQVGHPEAGRIEMKVNGEQKQIGDLNQMIWKVPEMINYLSDYYELAPGDLIMSGTPAGVGPIVRGDVMVGTVKGVGEFRCEVI, translated from the coding sequence ATGAATTACGTAATTGACGCACCGCAGCAGGCGACAGTGTCTGTCGCGGGAACTGACGATCTGTTTCCCATCCGCCGGATTTACTGCATTGGCCGCAACTACGCCGACCACGCTATTGAAATGGGTCATGATCCGGACCGGGAGCCGCCGTTTTTCTTTCAGAAGAACCCCAACAATGTCGATGAAAGCGGGACCTTCCCATATCCGCCGCACACTGAAGATGTGCATTTTGAAATTGAAATGGTCGTTGCCCTGAAAAGCGGCGGTCGCAATATTGCTCTGGACGGCGCTCTCGACCATGTGTTCGGCTATGGTGTCGGCTTTGACATGACGCGCCGTGACCTGCAGAGCGTGATGAAGAAAATGGGCCGCCCCTGGGAAATCGGCAAGGCATTTGAGCAGTCCGCACCTATGGGGCCGCTTTATCCGGTGTCCCAGGTCGGCCATCCTGAAGCCGGCCGCATCGAGATGAAGGTGAATGGCGAGCAGAAACAGATCGGCGATCTCAATCAGATGATCTGGAAAGTGCCGGAAATGATCAATTATCTGTCCGACTATTACGAACTTGCGCCGGGCGATCTGATCATGTCGGGAACGCCCGCCGGTGTCGGGCCGATTGTGCGTGGCGACGTCATGGTCGGCACAGTTAAAGGTGTCGGTGAGTTTCGCTGCGAAGTTATCTGA
- a CDS encoding lysophospholipid acyltransferase family protein: MAKTTTPTFQHRLEYAGFRLVAGLLNALPIGAASALMGACWQVLARFNHRHATVMKHLREAFPEKNAAWIEKTTALHWNNLGRTFAEGLCIAKLLKESERIELQSQALIDQLAQGHKGAVFVSLHMGNWELLAIPALQNGLSMAAIYQRASNPLVDSYIRQVRQPLYPGGLHSKRTTSVNGLINWVRDGDTVCMMGDLRQSNGVEVPFFSYMAPSTPFPALIAEKLDVPLIAACCRRTEGCRFSIQAVEIPTGEGGTLDERVATATARIHQQFEAWIKETPEQWMWGHRRR; this comes from the coding sequence TTGGCCAAAACGACCACTCCTACTTTTCAGCACCGGCTTGAATATGCCGGGTTTCGCCTTGTGGCCGGACTTCTGAATGCGCTGCCGATTGGCGCTGCATCTGCGCTGATGGGGGCTTGCTGGCAGGTTCTGGCACGGTTCAACCACCGCCACGCGACCGTGATGAAGCATTTGCGCGAGGCTTTTCCGGAAAAAAATGCTGCCTGGATTGAAAAAACCACAGCGTTGCACTGGAACAATCTGGGGCGCACATTTGCCGAGGGGCTGTGCATCGCCAAGCTGCTGAAGGAAAGCGAGCGAATCGAATTGCAGTCTCAGGCGCTGATTGACCAGCTGGCACAAGGCCACAAGGGTGCGGTGTTTGTTTCGCTGCATATGGGCAATTGGGAATTGCTGGCAATTCCGGCCCTGCAGAACGGTCTGTCAATGGCGGCGATCTATCAGCGCGCCTCCAATCCGCTGGTTGACAGCTATATCAGACAGGTGCGTCAGCCATTGTATCCAGGTGGGCTGCACTCCAAACGCACCACCTCGGTGAATGGGCTGATTAACTGGGTTCGCGACGGTGACACGGTCTGCATGATGGGCGATTTGCGCCAGAGCAATGGTGTAGAGGTCCCGTTTTTCAGCTATATGGCACCATCAACCCCCTTCCCCGCGCTGATCGCTGAGAAGCTTGATGTGCCGCTGATTGCGGCGTGTTGCCGCCGCACCGAAGGCTGCCGTTTCAGCATTCAGGCTGTCGAAATCCCGACAGGCGAAGGCGGCACACTGGACGAGCGTGTGGCCACAGCGACAGCGCGAATTCATCAGCAATTCGAGGCCTGGATCAAAGAGACGCCGGAGCAGTGGATGTGGGGCCACCGCCGCCGTTGA